In one window of Helianthus annuus cultivar XRQ/B chromosome 17, HanXRQr2.0-SUNRISE, whole genome shotgun sequence DNA:
- the LOC110923713 gene encoding squamosa promoter-binding protein 1: protein MGCGGEDGVGGGGSCLNVDVKKKKACHTGGGSSSVTRCCQAEKCTSDLAEAKPYHRRHKVCEYHAKAQAVVVAGMHQRFCQQCSRFHELSEFDEAKRSCRRRLAGHNERRRKNNSLEFKKELVCVHSQRFIQENPT, encoded by the exons ATGGGGTGTGGTGGTGAAGATGGTGTTGGTGGAGGAGGAAGTTGTTTGAATGTGGAtgtgaagaagaagaaagcaTGTCACACAGGCGGTGGATCGTCTAGTGTAACGCGGTGCTGCCAGGCGGAGAAATGTACGAGTGATTTAGCCGAGGCCAAGCCGTATCATCGAAGGCACAAGGTGTGTGAGTATCATGCAAAGGCTCAAGCAGTTGTTGTTGCCGGTATGCACCAAAGATTTTGTCAGCAATGTAGCCG GTTTCACGAGCTATCGGAATTTGATGAAGCGAAAAGAAGTTGTAGGAGGCGTTTAGCGGGGCACAATGAAAGGCGAAGGAAGAACAACTCACTGGAGTTCAAGAAGGAACTTGTTTGTGTGCACAGCCAAAGGTTTATCCAAGAGAATCCAACTTAA